The genomic DNA TCAGCAGAGAAATCGAAAAAATCCGAAAGAATTTCCATTCCGGATTCAACTGTGTCCATTTCAAAGGAAAATACGTACCCGAATGCGACACAAGACTTACCTGATTTACAGCCGAGTGAATTGACAAGAGAGATGTTTTCAACAACTGATATCAAAATTGAAAATCCGGAACTTATCCGCCTCTTTAATGAATCACATATTTCACCCACGAAAACCGCAATCGGTTATCGTGCAAGCATCTTTTTAGGACAATGGCCATTGAACTATGAATCATCAGAAACAAATGTGAACTGGGAATATCATAAGATCAACGTGAATCAATTGAACAATCGAGGCGGAACAGCCATTCAGCAATTGAGGTACCTTCAAGAGAATGAACAAAAGGTTTCCGGTGGTTTGACTGCAAAAATCGAGAGCAGTGATGATGTCCAGAAGATGATGATGATCAAGGCTTCTGAAAAGACAATGCTGCCACTCTCCTTCACTACAGTCATCGGAAGAGGGACGAAGAAGGAGAACGTCTACAACATTCCTCCGAAAAAAGTCGGTTACTTGTCAGGATATGTACCTGCAGTCAATGAAAAAGGCCGCGTCACTTACGGCGAGGTATATATCGTACTAAAGGGGAATAAGAAACGCATCGAAGTGCGAAACGTGACACACCAAGGAATCGGTGCTTGGATCCCCGTCCAGGATTACATTACATTCCGGTTCAATATGACGAACTAACGATAAGGAAGACACGAAAAAAGGACTGACACCTTGTTGTCAGTCCTTCTATCATTCATCGCCTTGATTGATCGAGCTCGATCCAATGGTCACTCCATCGCTGAATTTCACCAATCACTTCTTTCAGGGATTTCCCTTTGTCGGTTAACGCATACTCGATTCTTACCGGGGTTTCCGGATATACATCACGTTTGACGATTCCGACGGATTCAAGTTCTTTCATACGTTCTGTTAGCATTCGGTCACTCATATCAGGAATTTGTTTTTTTATATCTTTAAACCGTTTCGGTCCAGACAACAGTACGCGAATAATCAGACCTGTCCACTTCTTGCCGATGATTTCAATGGCAACCTCATATTTCGGGCACATGTTTTCATAATTCATGCTCATGTTTCTTCACCTCAACTCTTTCCTTTCGGATCAACCTTAAGGACTAAAGTCAAGCCAGTCATATCGTGGCTTTTGTTCGTTTTTTATGATTGTCTCTTACATTAAGTGTAAAGTTTAAGCTTACTTTTGTAAAGCAATACCAAAATCCATTAGTTCCAATAATCGTTTGAAATCTGTTATGATATTAGAGGAGAAAGAAAGGAGACTAACTCTATTATGGGTAATGACATCAATGATAAGTCGACACAAATGAATTATATTCAAAATCGCATTGATATGCTGCTGAAAGTCTTAGATACGATCGATCCTGAAACAGCAGGAGTCGAGGAAATCGATCGGATCATCGAAATGCTTGATGAACTTGAGGAGAAATGCAAGCAATTCCGCTACAATTGGGAGGAGTAGTAAGCTCTTTCTGAGAGGCGATTATGCTAGCTGCTTCAGGTAAGCAGATATGTTTGCGCTTACACGATTTTTTATATAGATGAGCCTGGACATGGTAAGGGAGCACTGTGTTCAAAAATTTTCATATAAAGGGGTCGGGGAAATGGAGAAACTGAAAGAAAGCATGTATCAACTGATTGTTGAAACGTCCACAAACTTACCGAAGGACGTTCGCCGTGCGATTGCGAAAGCGAAAGCACAGGAAAATGCCGGAACGAGAGCAGCGATGTCTTTGGACACGATCAGCGAGAACATTTTGAAAGCAGATGAGAATGTATCGCCGATCTGCCAGGATACAGGACTTCCTACTTTTAAAATCAAAACACCGGTCGGAGTCAACCAATTGAAAATTAAAGATGCGATTATCGCTGCAATCAAGGAAGCGACGGACAATACGAAACTAAGACCAAATTCTGT from Pseudalkalibacillus sp. SCS-8 includes the following:
- a CDS encoding SE1561 family protein — encoded protein: MGNDINDKSTQMNYIQNRIDMLLKVLDTIDPETAGVEEIDRIIEMLDELEEKCKQFRYNWEE
- a CDS encoding helix-turn-helix domain-containing protein, translating into MNYENMCPKYEVAIEIIGKKWTGLIIRVLLSGPKRFKDIKKQIPDMSDRMLTERMKELESVGIVKRDVYPETPVRIEYALTDKGKSLKEVIGEIQRWSDHWIELDQSRR
- a CDS encoding YfkD family protein, which codes for MRKLGILIACIGLLIWPDQAYSAEKSKKSERISIPDSTVSISKENTYPNATQDLPDLQPSELTREMFSTTDIKIENPELIRLFNESHISPTKTAIGYRASIFLGQWPLNYESSETNVNWEYHKINVNQLNNRGGTAIQQLRYLQENEQKVSGGLTAKIESSDDVQKMMMIKASEKTMLPLSFTTVIGRGTKKENVYNIPPKKVGYLSGYVPAVNEKGRVTYGEVYIVLKGNKKRIEVRNVTHQGIGAWIPVQDYITFRFNMTN